ATCATAGACTTTAACGTGGTCAGGTGGCTGATGGGTTGAGCCCATAAGTTGCACATTAACTTGTCTGTAATAACCCGCATTCATGATATCTTGAAGAATCATTTGATGAAGATCTTTTAAGAATTCTTCAGAAAGTTCTTTCTTTTCTTTTGCGGATTTAACTACATACTCGTAAGCCTTAAGATGATTTAGTACTTCTTTTTGTTCGCGTTCGCTACGGTTAAGCAATTTTTTTGCTTGAGCAAGTGTTTCAACTTCTTCTAATGTAACATGGTTATTGCCTTCAAAACTAACTGCATCAACGGCAAATCTTCTTGAAAATGCTTCGTCGATTCTTTGAACTTCCTCTTCCTTAGCTTCTTTAAGCATTAGTAAGAGGTGCTTTTTCTCTGCTTCTAAAAGTCCTTTTTCCATATTAAATTCACTCCCGTTTCTTATAATTTCATTATATCAATAAAAACGCTATCATTCAACTTAAAAAAATTTGAATTATCTTACAGTAATTGGCAAAAGCATTTGGAATCAATAATCTAATTTACAATAGAATGAACCGTATCTTATCAGAATAAAAACTAAACAATGAAAGAAAACGCCTTTGTAGGGTCTAATCGACTACAAAGGCGTACATATTAATGATTCACTTTTTTCAAAAATTGCTTAGTGCGTTCTTCTTTTGGCGCATTGAAGAAATCATTTGGATTATTCTCTTCTAATACGATGCCTGAATCCATAAATAAAATTCGATCTGATACATCTTTCGCAAAGTTCATTTCGTGAGTAACAATGACCATCGTCATGCCTTCATCTCTTAATGTTTTAATGACTTCAAGTACTTCTTGGACCATTTCTGGGTCAAGGGCACTGGTTGGTTCGTCAAATAACATCACCTTAGGTTCCATGCATAACGCTCTTGCGATGGCAACTCTTTGTTTTTGACCCCCAGATAATCTTCTAACATCTTGATACAAGAAATCTTGTAGGCCAACTTTACTTAAGTACTTAATCGCGCGGTTTGTTGCTTCTTCTTTAGATAAACCGAGTCTAATCACGGGGCTCAACGTACAGTTTTCTATGACGTTTTTGTTGTTGAATAGATTAAACTGTTGGAATACCATGCCCATGTGTTCTCTTAATTTATCAATGTCTGTTTTGGGATCCATTAAATCCGCACCATCAAAATAGATGTGGCCAGAATCCGGTTCATTTAATAAGTTTAAACATCTTAAAAGGGTTGTTTTACCAGACCCTGAAGAGCCTAAAAGGGTAATCACTTCTTTTTCATGAACAGACAAATTAATCTCATTTAAAATGGTTTTATCTCCAAAACTTTTCGTTAAATTCATCACTTCAATGATTGGTTTCATGCCTTC
The Paracholeplasma morum genome window above contains:
- a CDS encoding Fic family protein, producing MEKGLLEAEKKHLLLMLKEAKEEEVQRIDEAFSRRFAVDAVSFEGNNHVTLEEVETLAQAKKLLNRSEREQKEVLNHLKAYEYVVKSAKEKKELSEEFLKDLHQMILQDIMNAGYYRQVNVQLMGSTHQPPDHVKVYDRMKKFMNNLSEFKGDAIELACYATLVISKIHPFVDGNGRLARLVLNFVLIKNDYLPISISRIDAKEYFHALDMFKEEKTMDPMVELVSKLLIKRYNEVNQLLSK
- a CDS encoding amino acid ABC transporter ATP-binding protein, with translation MKPIIEVMNLTKSFGDKTILNEINLSVHEKEVITLLGSSGSGKTTLLRCLNLLNEPDSGHIYFDGADLMDPKTDIDKLREHMGMVFQQFNLFNNKNVIENCTLSPVIRLGLSKEEATNRAIKYLSKVGLQDFLYQDVRRLSGGQKQRVAIARALCMEPKVMLFDEPTSALDPEMVQEVLEVIKTLRDEGMTMVIVTHEMNFAKDVSDRILFMDSGIVLEENNPNDFFNAPKEERTKQFLKKVNH